The proteins below come from a single Gossypium raimondii isolate GPD5lz chromosome 2, ASM2569854v1, whole genome shotgun sequence genomic window:
- the LOC105788353 gene encoding heat stress transcription factor B-3, producing the protein MEYMMGSDNNKVSLEYVRKSTPPPFLLKTYMLVEDPITNDVISWNADGSGFVVWQPAEFARDLLPTLFKHSNFSSFVRQLNTYGFRKVATSRWEFCNEMFRKGEGELLSQIRRRKSWANRQQNSAIAQASSPLECEEDQRSSSTCSSSGFNNLMDENKRLRKENGALNWELTSMKRKFKKLLDLVANYAQFEKEKDDDESPMLFGVKLEIEGDSERKRKRKRKRDEISESASVLLSQACK; encoded by the exons ATGGAATATATGATGGGAAGTGATAATAACAAAGTTTCGTTAGAATATGTAAGGAAATCAACACCGCCACCATTTTTGTTGAAGACTTACATGTTAGTGGAGGATCCGATCACCAATGATGTTATATCGTGGAACGCAGACGGGTCAGGTTTTGTCGTGTGGCAGCCAGCGGAGTTTGCTCGTGATCTCCTCCCAACACTTTTCAAGCATAGCAATTTCTCTAGCTTTGTCCGCCAGCTTAATACTTAC GGATTTCGGAAAGTTGCAACTAGTCGATGGGAATTTTGCAACGAAATGTTTCGAAAGGGCGAAGGAGAGCTACTTTCCCAAATCCGAAGAAGAAAATCATGGGCAAATAGGCAACAAAACAGTGCAATAGCTCAAGCGTCATCACCATTGGAGTGTGAGGAAGATCAAAGGTCTTCGTCAACTTGTTCATCGTCGGGATTCAACAACCTAATGGACGAAAATAAGCGTTTGAGGAAGGAAAATGGGGCATTGAACTGGGAGCTGACAagcatgaaaagaaaattcaagaaacTTCTTGATTTGGTGGCTAATTATGCACAGTtcgagaaagaaaaagatgacGATGAAAGCCCTATGTTGTTTGGAGTGAAGTTGGAAATTGAAGGGGATAGCgagaggaagaggaagaggaagaggaagagagATGAGATCAGTGAAAGCGCAAGCGTTTTGCTATCTCAAGCCTGCAAATAa